Proteins encoded in a region of the Candidatus Hydrogenedentota bacterium genome:
- the waaF gene encoding lipopolysaccharide heptosyltransferase II, whose translation MRCADVPEHLLALAPNWVGDAVMCTPALRALKNAFPQARLTVAGRAAVCALLEGLPWVDALHPLPARPGTAELFRHARALAPAACDLAVVFPHSFRAALLARLAGARHRIGHDRNGRGFLLTERVAPHRVDGRITPVYMAFEYLDVAEAAGGKRDGLGPELAAPEALRAELAERFAGEGPLVALAPGAAFGPSKQWPAERFAALADHLHERRGARCVLLTGPGEEDTRRAVLAAARHPLLECPRQGLDMLKAAVSLADLLAGNDSGPRHVAVAFGKPVVCVMGPTSPAYTDGPWERGRVLRIDVDCGPCQQPVCATDHRCMTGISVDAVAEAALAALDLQPPRGPAPRDEEPA comes from the coding sequence ATGCGGTGCGCCGACGTCCCGGAACACCTCCTTGCCCTCGCCCCCAACTGGGTGGGCGACGCCGTCATGTGCACCCCCGCGCTGCGCGCGCTCAAGAACGCCTTTCCCCAGGCCCGGCTCACCGTCGCGGGGCGCGCCGCCGTCTGCGCTCTGCTGGAGGGGCTCCCCTGGGTGGACGCCCTGCATCCCCTGCCCGCCCGGCCCGGGACGGCGGAGCTGTTCCGCCACGCCCGCGCGCTGGCCCCCGCCGCGTGCGACCTGGCCGTGGTCTTCCCCCATTCCTTCCGCGCCGCCCTGCTGGCGCGGCTGGCCGGGGCCCGCCACCGTATCGGACACGACCGCAACGGGCGGGGATTCCTGCTCACAGAGCGCGTGGCCCCGCACCGGGTGGACGGACGCATCACCCCGGTCTACATGGCCTTCGAGTATCTGGACGTGGCGGAGGCGGCCGGAGGGAAACGCGACGGCCTCGGCCCGGAGCTTGCGGCCCCGGAGGCCCTGCGCGCGGAGCTCGCGGAACGGTTCGCCGGAGAGGGCCCCCTGGTGGCGCTCGCGCCCGGCGCGGCCTTCGGCCCGAGCAAGCAGTGGCCCGCTGAGCGGTTCGCCGCCCTGGCGGACCATCTGCATGAGCGCCGCGGCGCGCGCTGCGTCCTCCTGACCGGGCCCGGCGAGGAGGACACGCGCCGGGCGGTGCTGGCCGCCGCGCGGCATCCCCTGCTCGAATGCCCCCGGCAGGGCCTCGACATGCTCAAGGCCGCCGTGTCGCTCGCGGACCTGCTGGCCGGCAACGACAGTGGGCCGCGCCATGTCGCCGTGGCCTTCGGGAAGCCCGTGGTGTGCGTCATGGGCCCCACCTCCCCCGCCTACACGGACGGCCCCTGGGAGCGGGGCCGCGTGCTGCGGATTGATGTGGACTGCGGCCCCTGCCAGCAGCCCGTCTGCGCCACGGACCACCGCTGCATGACGGGCATCTCCGTGGACGCGGTGGCGGAGGCCGCGCTGGCGGCCCTGGACCTTCAACCCCCGCGCGGCCCGGCCCCGCGCGATGAGGAGCCCGCATGA
- a CDS encoding right-handed parallel beta-helix repeat-containing protein: MSARLLFAAVLLCAGLCAAAPMPVFHVAVHGNDAWSGTLPEPNAEGTDGPFLTLGRAREALRAAGTSEGGMVYVHAGAYYLTEPLVLEKEDSGSETFPVVWQAVPGETVRIVGGRPVTEFTPHAGEILKADMTPFALPKGAPRQLFFNGERQIPARWPNKGEDDMPGGKWAFVQTRVDAAPETSFVTASDRPAGWKSLAGVEVSIWPNYNWWQTITPLKAFDAATRTVELGEKLPYTIEPGRRFFFQNVLEELDAPGEFCLNDASNTLYFLPPASMEAAEVIVPAVETLVRMKGAAHVAWMGFTMEACTAEAVRIEDCVSVLAARCVIRNTGGYGAVVSGGKQCKVAGCDIYATGRGGVSLDGGDRKTLTPASHEAVNNHIHHFGAIFQTYQTGVTVAGVGSRVANNLIHDAPHIGILLNGNDHIIEYNDIHHVCLEGSDNGGFYMGRDWTQRGNVLRFNKFHDIYGFGLAGLAAGTDGKYHYDAPHQAWGVYLDDCSSGVTVQANIFYRVPLCGVMIGGGRDNLVDNNVFVDCVPALHIDDRWDAYCWDIMQERLEAMDYKNPPFSTRYPELLKMGDDPRKPANNTFTNNVVAYTRDDYRGLSTAKPGSSTAVAYTLSPYDPETTTFDNNLIFHTATPQVAARSYKKDDAADVPWTEWQARGHDKNSRLADPKFFRPEEDNYMMRHDSPAFEMGIKDIPDYRIGLYKDEFRASWPPPAQERRDGGDHREWVVEP, encoded by the coding sequence ATGAGCGCCAGACTTCTCTTTGCAGCCGTTCTGCTGTGCGCGGGCCTCTGCGCCGCCGCGCCGATGCCCGTGTTCCATGTCGCCGTGCACGGCAACGACGCATGGTCCGGCACCCTGCCCGAACCGAACGCGGAGGGGACCGACGGCCCCTTCCTGACCCTGGGCCGGGCGCGGGAAGCCCTGCGCGCGGCGGGCACGTCGGAGGGCGGCATGGTTTACGTCCACGCGGGCGCGTATTACCTGACGGAGCCCCTCGTGCTGGAGAAGGAGGATTCGGGCTCCGAAACCTTCCCCGTGGTGTGGCAGGCCGTGCCGGGGGAGACGGTGCGCATTGTCGGCGGCCGGCCCGTCACAGAGTTCACCCCGCACGCGGGCGAAATCCTCAAGGCGGACATGACGCCCTTCGCCCTGCCCAAGGGCGCGCCGCGCCAGCTCTTCTTCAACGGCGAGCGCCAGATCCCCGCGCGCTGGCCGAACAAGGGGGAGGACGACATGCCCGGCGGCAAGTGGGCTTTCGTCCAGACCCGGGTGGACGCCGCCCCCGAGACCTCCTTCGTGACCGCTTCGGACCGGCCCGCGGGCTGGAAGAGCCTCGCGGGCGTCGAAGTCTCGATCTGGCCGAACTACAACTGGTGGCAGACCATCACCCCGCTGAAGGCCTTCGACGCGGCGACGCGCACGGTGGAGCTGGGCGAGAAGCTGCCCTACACCATCGAGCCGGGCCGCCGCTTCTTCTTCCAAAACGTGCTGGAAGAGCTGGACGCCCCCGGCGAGTTCTGCCTGAACGACGCGTCGAACACGCTGTACTTCCTGCCCCCGGCGTCCATGGAGGCCGCCGAGGTGATCGTGCCCGCCGTGGAGACCCTCGTGCGCATGAAGGGCGCCGCCCATGTCGCGTGGATGGGCTTCACGATGGAGGCCTGCACCGCCGAGGCGGTCCGCATCGAGGACTGCGTGTCCGTGCTCGCCGCGCGCTGCGTGATCCGCAACACGGGCGGCTACGGCGCCGTGGTCAGCGGCGGCAAACAGTGCAAGGTCGCGGGCTGCGACATTTACGCCACGGGCCGCGGCGGCGTCTCCCTCGACGGCGGCGACCGCAAGACCCTCACCCCGGCGTCGCACGAGGCGGTGAACAACCACATCCACCATTTCGGCGCGATCTTCCAGACCTACCAGACCGGCGTGACCGTCGCGGGCGTGGGCAGCCGCGTCGCCAACAACCTCATCCACGACGCGCCGCACATCGGCATCCTGCTCAACGGCAACGACCACATCATCGAGTACAACGACATCCACCACGTGTGCCTGGAGGGCAGCGACAACGGCGGGTTCTACATGGGCCGCGACTGGACCCAGCGCGGAAACGTGCTCCGGTTCAACAAGTTCCACGACATTTACGGTTTCGGCCTGGCCGGGCTCGCTGCGGGCACCGACGGCAAGTACCACTACGACGCCCCGCACCAGGCCTGGGGCGTGTACCTCGACGACTGCTCCAGCGGCGTGACGGTGCAGGCGAACATCTTCTACCGCGTGCCCCTGTGCGGCGTCATGATCGGCGGCGGGCGCGACAACCTCGTGGACAACAACGTCTTCGTGGACTGCGTGCCCGCGCTCCACATTGACGACCGGTGGGACGCCTACTGCTGGGACATCATGCAGGAGCGGCTGGAGGCCATGGACTACAAGAACCCGCCGTTCAGCACGCGCTACCCCGAGCTGCTGAAGATGGGCGACGACCCGCGCAAACCGGCGAACAACACCTTCACGAACAATGTGGTGGCCTACACCCGAGACGACTACCGCGGACTCAGCACGGCGAAGCCGGGCTCGTCCACGGCGGTCGCCTACACTCTCAGCCCCTACGACCCCGAAACCACGACCTTCGACAACAACCTCATCTTCCACACCGCAACCCCGCAGGTGGCCGCGCGGTCCTACAAGAAGGACGACGCGGCGGACGTTCCGTGGACGGAGTGGCAGGCGCGCGGGCATGACAAGAACAGCCGCCTCGCGGACCCGAAGTTCTTCCGGCCGGAGGAGGACAACTACATGATGCGCCACGATTCCCCGGCCTTCGAGATGGGGATCAAGGACATTCCGGACTACCGGATCGGCCTGTACAAGGACGAGTTCCGCGCGTCGTGGCCGCCGCCCGCCCAGGAGCGGCGCGACGGCGGCGACCACCGCGAGTGGGTTGTGGAGCCGTAA